From a single Lolium rigidum isolate FL_2022 chromosome 7, APGP_CSIRO_Lrig_0.1, whole genome shotgun sequence genomic region:
- the LOC124672154 gene encoding uncharacterized protein LOC124672154, translating into MEADETMVVAGERRHCWSASCGGWRRPVFAQARVWMSRDSPRATTTTIGLRGLHCCPSFVTGFALAHRVLTDQALYLAALRQRHVLQLGESSAAADGSCTFKVLCCLSAS; encoded by the exons ATGGAGGCGGACGAGACGATGGTGGTGGCGGGCGAGAGGAGGCACTGCTGGAGCGCGTCCTGTGGAGGGTGGCGACGGCCAGTCTTTGCACAAG CTAGAGTTTGGATGTCTAGGGATTCACCGAGAGCGACAACAACCACCATTGGCCTTCGTGGACTCCATTGCTGCCCCAG TTTCGTTACCGGGTTTGCTTTGGCACATAGAGTGCTTACAGATCAAGCCCTCTACTTGGCTGCTTTGAG ACAACGGCATGTTCTGCAGCTCGGGGAGTCGTCGGCGGCGGCAGATGGGTCCTGCACCTTCAAGGTGTTGTGCTGCCTCTCTGCTTCCTGA